In a genomic window of Methanosarcina horonobensis HB-1 = JCM 15518:
- a CDS encoding PAS domain-containing protein: MTNNQQQSHGLVGRGIKKLQVTSDVFCSSVPANVNKGPKEEPVAQVDSQFLKSMINTMVNPISYKDKNGVYLGINESFSRRLFGLPEEKVIGHTLPEVCTIFVETFPERSMVSGKCFTDICKEWDKLDKHILKSGGNKTHEQEVTFADGTSGIFLVNRSTFRDENGEVMGLVTVLQDITELRMSEKALEENEERYRIVTEQTGQLVYDNDLDNNKLSLAGAVEEVFGYGIGEVKKFDLDDWVRHIHPDDRKYVLEKFMQARRTGGRDRVEYRLKRKDGAYIDVEDTGTYLLNHDGVSHRVLGVVKDITEQKLVRNQLEKNEEKYRIVMEQTEQIVYDYDFRSNRGYLQGAVEKVTGYLPQNFYETPKNVWIGYIHPEDLKHTTEELERAWKRGGKYRIEFRFRKKDGTYFCAEDNGVCLLDETGKPYKLLGVIKDITERKLAQERLEISEEKYRSFTQNFKGIAFQLDENLIPEFTHGAVEELTGYSEEDFMSTRVWWMDIVHPEDLPAVLKQVMWIKNSPRAHDTEFEYRIIHKSGKSVWVNELYQKIPGKDGKPDKYQGAVYDITEKKEAEEALAEMKEARIKEIHHRIKNNLQVISSLLSLQAENFEDEKVREAFRESQNRIISMALIHEELYQEKGAETLNFAAYIQKLSENLFQTYRLDHPGVDLKTDLQEDVFLNVDTAIPLGIIINELVSNSLKHAFPGQRKGEIRMRLNKTVKNEIMFDRAKDKGFKNKAFESQGIYVAVSDNGIGISESVDVENPDTLGLQLVSTLVNQLDGDLELKKDNGTEFIIRINKGEDF, translated from the coding sequence AATAACCAGCAGCAGTCTCATGGATTGGTAGGCAGGGGAATCAAAAAATTACAGGTTACAAGTGACGTATTCTGCAGTTCGGTTCCCGCAAATGTCAACAAAGGACCAAAAGAAGAACCGGTAGCTCAGGTCGACTCTCAGTTTCTTAAAAGTATGATTAACACAATGGTTAATCCGATTTCTTATAAAGATAAAAACGGGGTATATCTTGGAATCAATGAAAGTTTCTCCAGGCGTCTCTTCGGTCTTCCTGAGGAAAAAGTCATTGGGCACACTTTACCTGAAGTCTGTACAATATTTGTAGAGACATTTCCTGAAAGGTCTATGGTAAGCGGAAAGTGTTTTACTGATATTTGTAAAGAGTGGGATAAACTGGATAAACATATTCTGAAATCCGGAGGGAACAAAACTCACGAGCAGGAAGTGACATTTGCGGATGGCACCAGCGGAATATTTCTTGTGAACAGGTCGACCTTTAGGGATGAAAATGGAGAAGTCATGGGGCTTGTTACGGTCCTCCAGGATATTACTGAGCTTAGAATGTCAGAAAAAGCTCTTGAGGAGAATGAGGAGCGATATAGAATCGTTACCGAACAGACAGGGCAGCTCGTATACGATAACGATCTTGACAATAATAAACTTTCTCTGGCAGGGGCTGTTGAAGAGGTTTTCGGGTATGGTATAGGCGAAGTAAAGAAGTTTGACCTGGATGACTGGGTCAGGCATATTCATCCTGATGATAGGAAATACGTGCTAGAAAAATTCATGCAGGCCAGAAGAACAGGTGGAAGAGATCGTGTTGAGTACAGGCTCAAAAGAAAGGACGGAGCTTACATTGACGTTGAAGATACGGGAACTTATCTACTAAACCATGATGGAGTATCTCATAGGGTTCTTGGAGTGGTGAAGGATATTACGGAACAAAAACTTGTCCGCAATCAATTAGAAAAAAATGAAGAGAAGTACCGAATTGTTATGGAACAGACAGAACAGATAGTATATGATTACGATTTTAGAAGTAACAGGGGCTACCTTCAAGGTGCGGTCGAAAAAGTTACTGGCTATCTTCCTCAGAATTTCTACGAAACTCCTAAAAATGTCTGGATAGGATATATTCATCCTGAAGATCTGAAGCACACGACTGAAGAGCTTGAAAGAGCCTGGAAGCGGGGAGGAAAGTACAGGATAGAGTTCAGGTTCAGGAAAAAAGACGGAACTTATTTTTGTGCTGAGGATAATGGAGTCTGCCTTCTGGACGAAACCGGCAAGCCTTACAAACTCCTTGGAGTAATAAAAGACATTACTGAAAGAAAGCTTGCCCAGGAAAGGCTGGAGATAAGTGAGGAAAAATATCGTTCATTTACACAGAACTTCAAAGGAATTGCGTTCCAGCTTGATGAAAACCTTATTCCTGAATTCACTCACGGGGCTGTTGAAGAACTAACCGGATACAGCGAAGAGGATTTCATGTCCACACGAGTCTGGTGGATGGATATAGTTCATCCCGAAGACCTGCCTGCCGTACTTAAACAGGTAATGTGGATTAAAAATTCTCCTCGTGCTCACGATACTGAGTTTGAGTACAGAATAATACACAAAAGCGGAAAATCAGTATGGGTAAATGAATTATATCAGAAGATTCCCGGAAAAGATGGAAAGCCAGATAAATACCAGGGAGCGGTTTATGACATTACCGAAAAAAAAGAAGCTGAAGAAGCCCTTGCTGAGATGAAAGAAGCCCGCATCAAAGAAATCCACCACAGGATCAAAAACAATTTGCAGGTCATCTCATCCCTGCTCAGTCTCCAGGCTGAAAATTTCGAAGATGAGAAGGTTAGAGAAGCTTTCAGGGAGAGCCAGAACCGAATTATATCCATGGCTCTTATCCATGAAGAACTTTATCAGGAAAAGGGCGCAGAGACCCTGAATTTTGCAGCATACATTCAGAAACTGAGTGAAAACCTTTTTCAGACTTACAGGCTTGATCACCCAGGCGTAGACCTGAAAACAGATCTGCAGGAAGATGTTTTTCTTAATGTGGACACCGCAATTCCCCTGGGAATCATTATCAATGAACTTGTTTCCAATTCCTTAAAACACGCATTTCCCGGACAGAGGAAAGGGGAAATTCGTATGAGGCTAAATAAAACGGTAAAAAACGAAATCATGTTTGATAGAGCTAAAGATAAAGGATTTAAAAACAAAGCATTTGAATCTCAAGGT